AGATCAACAAACGCGGACACGACGCGGCGGCCACTCACCGCGCCGTCTCGCTCCTGCGCGCCGCGGGGTTCAAGATCGTCCTGCACTGGATGCCCAACCTGCTCGGCGCGACGCCCGAATCCGACCGCGCCGACTTCGCCAAACTCTGGCAGGGACTTTGCCCCGACGAGATCAAGATCTATCCCAACCAATTGCTCGCCAACGCGGAATTGTACGAGTACTGGCAGCGCGGCGAGTTCCAGCCATACTCCACGCGGCAGCTGATCGACCTGATCGCGGACATCAAACCGTCCATCCCGCGCTACTGCCGCGTCAACCGCATCATCCGCGACATCCCGTCCACGCGCGTCGTCGAGGGGAATCGGCGAACCTCTCTGCGGCAGGACGTCCACATCGAGATGAAGAAGCGCGGGACGCGTTGCGAGTGCATTCGCTGCCGCGAGGTGCGCGGGAAGAGCGTCAACCCCGAATCTCTGCGGCTGGACGACCAGGTCTACCGGACCGATTCCGCCGAGGAGCATTTCATCTCGTTCGTCACGCCCGATGATAGAATAGCGGGCTTCATCAGGCTGTCGCTGCCGAATGAAAACTCTCCCGCGACGGGACTTTCTGATCTGGATGGCGCGGCGTTGATCCGTGAAGTGCATGTGTACGGACAGTCCCTCCCCGTCGGCGCGGACCGCGCGGGAGCCGCGCAGCACGCGGGTCTGGGATCCCGGCTCCTCGTCGAGGCGGAAGCGGCGGCGCGGGCGCGCGGGTTCGACCAGATCGCGGTCATCTCGGCGGTCGGGACGCGCGGCTACTACCTCCAGCGCGGGTACCAGCGCGGCGAGTTCTATCTGGTAAAACCTTTGTCTGGATAGTCGAAAAGCCGGGTTTCCCGGAAGCCCGGCTTCCATTGAACTGAAATGAACATCTACCTCGAACTCTTTCTGACCTTTCTTAAAATAAACCTGCTCAGCACGTCTGGCCCCGCTTCGGTGGGACTGATCTACACCGAAATGGTGGAGCGTCTCGGCTTGATCACCAACGCGCAGTATGTGCAGGCGGTGGGATTCGCCTCCGTCCTGCCCGGCTCGGACGCGTTGCAAATGGCGATGTACATCGGCTATAACGCCGGCGGGATTCCCGGCGGGCTGATCGCGCTGCTGGCCTCCATTCTGCCTCCCACCATCATCATCCTCGCCGTGGTCGCCCTCCTGCACCGCATCCGCCGCGGGGCCTGGGTGGGCAGTTTCATCGAGGGACTCACGCCCGCCATTGTGATGGTGATCCTGTTCGCGGCCTGGAAGATCTTCCAAAACGGCGGCGAGACCGGCTGGCGGGGCTGGCTGCTCGGCGGGGTGAGTCTGGTGGCGCTGTTCCTCAACGCGCCGGAACGCCTCGTGGTTTTGGCGGCGGCGATCCTGGGAGCGTTCATTTTCTCATGAACGCGCCGTCCAAAGTCTCTATCTGGGGGAAACTGCTGTGGATGTTCCTGAAGGTGAACCTGCTCTCGCCTTCGGGGCCGGCTTCCATTGGCCTGCTCTACAAGGAGGCGGTCGGTTCGATCATGACCGAGGAGCGTTTCGTCGAAGCGGTGGGCTTCTCGAACGTGCTGCCCGGCAGCGAGGCGCTCAAACTTGCCATGTTCGTGGGCCATGCGGCGGGCGGGATTCCCGGCGTGCTGGCTGCCCTGCTCGGCGCGGTCCTGCCTCCCACCGTGATGATGCTGGTGGTGGCCTTCGCGCTCCAGCAATTCCAACAGGAGAGTTGGATGAAGGGGTTTGTGGCGGGGATGAGTCCCGCTGTGGCGGCCTTGATGGTCGCGGTGGCGTGGCAACTCGCGCGCGCCACCCGCGCCAAAAAGATCACCAAACGTTTCCTCCTGATCGCCGCGTTGAGCGGCGCGGCCCTCGCGCTGAACGCGCCCTCGCCTCTCGTCCTGCTGGGCGCGGGAGCGCTGGGCGTCATCCTCTATCGGTAGGTGGATATGATTTCAGAGATTTTGATCTTCACCAACGGAAACGCGACGACTTTTCCCGCCGTCACGTACGGAGCCTGGCTGGGCGCCTTGCTGCAGACCTCTGTGCGGCTGGTCGGCCTCGACGAGGACCCGTCCCCCTCGCGCATTGACGAGGAGACGCATCCCCTCGAGGCGGTCTTTGCCCGGGCGGTGGAGGCCTTCAAGCAGGCCGGGGCCGAGTATGCGCTCGAAGTCGTGCAGGGACAGGCGGAGAACGCCATCCCGGCCTATGTCCAGGGAAAGGAAACGCTGGCGCTGATGGGCCCGCTGGGGCGTCCACCGTTGAAACGCCTGCTGGCAGGACGCTCCTTCCGCCACATCATGGAGCATGTCGCCGCGCCGATCCTCTACGTTCCGCAGGCCCGCCTGCCGTTGAAGCGAGTCCTGGTCTGCCTGGGCGGGCTGGGCTACGAAGAGACCGCCAGGAGCCTCGGCACACGGATCATGCTGGCGGCCCGGGCCGAAGCCACCCTGCTGACGGTCGTCCCGCC
This DNA window, taken from Candidatus Denitrolinea symbiosum, encodes the following:
- a CDS encoding tRNA uridine(34) 5-carboxymethylaminomethyl modification radical SAM/GNAT enzyme Elp3, giving the protein MSRDAWLAANTLTPEKIAVARRVVEDVRAGRDLGDSLRAHASKSGGTLGKSFLVAAYKEMVADGSIEADVSLLDKLRMKPVRTLSGVTTVTVLTKPYPCPGKCIFCPTDVRMPKSYLPDEPGAMRGVEHDFDPYAQVRSRLTQLETLGHPTDKIELLILGGTWSSYRRDYQEWFVARCFDAMNGTDDLSADLTAYAEHRKGTPPNRRDLGAIHAANESAPRRNVGLVVETRPDEITPDELRWFRRLGVTKVQLGAQSLDDHILEINKRGHDAAATHRAVSLLRAAGFKIVLHWMPNLLGATPESDRADFAKLWQGLCPDEIKIYPNQLLANAELYEYWQRGEFQPYSTRQLIDLIADIKPSIPRYCRVNRIIRDIPSTRVVEGNRRTSLRQDVHIEMKKRGTRCECIRCREVRGKSVNPESLRLDDQVYRTDSAEEHFISFVTPDDRIAGFIRLSLPNENSPATGLSDLDGAALIREVHVYGQSLPVGADRAGAAQHAGLGSRLLVEAEAAARARGFDQIAVISAVGTRGYYLQRGYQRGEFYLVKPLSG
- a CDS encoding chromate transporter; this translates as MNIYLELFLTFLKINLLSTSGPASVGLIYTEMVERLGLITNAQYVQAVGFASVLPGSDALQMAMYIGYNAGGIPGGLIALLASILPPTIIILAVVALLHRIRRGAWVGSFIEGLTPAIVMVILFAAWKIFQNGGETGWRGWLLGGVSLVALFLNAPERLVVLAAAILGAFIFS